The following are encoded in a window of Candidatus Limnocylindrales bacterium genomic DNA:
- a CDS encoding NAD(P)/FAD-dependent oxidoreductase, translating to MGKSTPSSVAIVGGGPGGSALATYLARAGVRVALFTQPKRPVIVIGESLVPAIVPILRDLGVESEVASYSIRKTGATFCFNATERLNIRFDDVRGARTEYSYNVPRDRFDATLLDAAVKAGAQVIEHPAHLVRVPGSDRLELAADSLAAASAVFGGAPPDFIVDAAGRKRIGARLLDLAFDEGPRKDVALHAHHTGVDVEIEGNVHTDRLDFGWAWRIPLPGRVSVGIVVDGSRLAGCGDTLEEQYDTFLRKDSVMSRWIAPATRVTPVVRYSNYQLSTARGFGENWALVGDAFGFIDPVFSSGTLIAFESARDLAGALLSGEEESLREWESEMHRRFHAWRRVVDIFYNGRLLTLFKMGDHMRRTIPGRMMDWHFRKHMPRIFTGEGVTNAYSLGLLTFMAQHALWNNDPEMLRIS from the coding sequence GTGGGCAAATCCACACCCTCCAGCGTTGCGATCGTCGGCGGCGGCCCCGGCGGCTCCGCCCTGGCCACGTACCTCGCCCGCGCGGGAGTCCGAGTCGCCCTTTTCACGCAGCCGAAACGCCCCGTGATCGTGATCGGCGAATCGCTGGTGCCCGCCATCGTGCCGATCCTGCGCGACCTCGGCGTCGAATCGGAAGTGGCGAGCTACAGCATCCGCAAGACGGGAGCGACGTTCTGCTTCAACGCCACCGAACGCCTGAACATCCGCTTCGACGACGTTCGCGGCGCGCGCACCGAATACTCGTACAACGTTCCTCGCGACCGCTTCGACGCGACGCTGCTCGATGCGGCCGTCAAGGCGGGTGCGCAGGTCATCGAGCACCCGGCGCACCTCGTGCGCGTGCCGGGCAGCGACCGGCTCGAGCTTGCCGCCGATTCACTCGCGGCGGCATCCGCTGTTTTCGGCGGAGCGCCGCCGGACTTCATCGTCGACGCGGCCGGCAGGAAGCGCATCGGCGCGCGCCTGCTCGATCTCGCGTTCGACGAAGGCCCGCGCAAGGACGTCGCGCTGCATGCCCATCACACCGGAGTCGACGTCGAGATCGAAGGCAACGTCCACACCGACCGGCTCGATTTCGGATGGGCGTGGCGCATTCCGCTGCCGGGCCGCGTGTCGGTCGGCATCGTCGTCGATGGCAGCCGGCTGGCCGGATGCGGCGACACTCTCGAAGAGCAGTACGATACGTTCCTGCGCAAAGACTCGGTGATGTCGCGCTGGATCGCACCGGCGACGCGCGTGACGCCCGTCGTGCGCTACAGCAACTACCAGCTGTCGACCGCGCGCGGGTTCGGCGAGAACTGGGCGCTCGTCGGGGACGCATTCGGGTTCATCGATCCGGTGTTCTCGAGCGGCACGCTGATCGCTTTCGAGAGCGCGCGCGACCTTGCCGGTGCGCTACTGTCCGGCGAAGAGGAATCGCTGCGCGAGTGGGAGAGCGAGATGCACCGGCGCTTTCACGCGTGGCGCCGGGTCGTCGACATCTTCTACAACGGCCGCCTGCTGACGCTGTTCAAGATGGGCGACCACATGCGGCGGACCATTCCCGGCCGCATGATGGACTGGCACTTCCGCAAGCACATGCCGCGCATCTTTACCGGCGAAGGCGTGACCAACGCATACAGCCTCGGGCTGCTCACGTTCATGGCGCAGCATGCGCTGTGGAACAACGATCCCGAGATGCTCAGGATCAGCTAG